A segment of the Corylus avellana chromosome ca2, CavTom2PMs-1.0 genome:
TGGCCCCGAGTTGCATAATTTTGCCTGCGGATCGAACCACCACAGCCCACAATGTGTCTATCCCATCTCCGGATCAAACGGAGTCGAACTTATTTTCGTAGCATTGCATGAACATAGACACCTTGCCAAATCAAGGCGCGTATTTTTGCCCGACGGGGTTGATAGAATCACCGCAGTTATACCTTTCGATACACTATGGGGAAAACTTTACATTTTTACTAAAGTTAAAACATTTTGCTTTAGGTTAATTTGTCCATGAAATAAAACTGTTCTTGTCTTTTTTAGGTCCATCTACACTAGACCGAGTCAAACACGTCaggttgattttgagaaaaaaaaaaagctctaaaTGCCTCTCACACTTTAACGTGAGCTTTAAGGTTGCAATAAGTGGCAACAAAAGCTCTAGTGACCTTCTTGTTATTGTGGATGAGCTTTGTCTTTGCTTAGATTCGTTTGACAATTCTTGATCAGATGATTTGAAAACCAATCACCGACGCGTTCCAccgtttgtttttttgtcttctgttttttcttttcaagcaaACATTccttaaaacattttattttagaaacaagttttcacttttatgtcatatcaaaacACTAATTTCAAGAACGGAGTTAGGGTAGCTGCCACCGCCagcacaaggaaaaaaaaaaaaaaaaaaaaaagataagggaAATTGGCCCCTACCCGCTAAATTTTTTAGCCTGTGGCCCCTACTCGTACTAAAGTCTGGCTCAATCTCTGACTaattcaaactaaaaacaaaatcatttttcaaaacacaGTAACAAATCaagtatttcttttttgttttttgtctaaATTGAGTTGGAATAAATTCActcaattcaatctattaaactgatatCTATTCtcaaaacatgtaatttttcacatgcttttttaataaaataattagagcATCATGCAAGAATCACGTGTTTTAAgaacaaatatcaatttagcggactaaattaaaagaatttctttcaatccggccaatttagagaaaaattttgtGGTGTGCAAAAAGTCCTAATACTTTAGATTATTGAAAGATAGTGATTAGCATAATCTCTTGAAAAAGCTTAATCAATTAGTTAATCAAAGGCGCAATAATACTTATTGATATTAGTTTGGCGAATACGCGTAGAATCACACAAAAGTTTGATCGTGCAGTCATGTAAGCATTGACTTGTTAAGCTAGCAAACAACAGCTAAAGAAGCAGAGcaaatttatttgtaaactCTACTtgagattttcaaatttatacTTTTGCCCATCTTGCTCCCCTACAACTTGGATGCCAATAGTAGCCATTTATGCCCTCCACATGTCCATTTATCGGATAGCGGAAAAGGTTGATCTAATAATTACTACACGTTACCGTGTTAGTATGGTAAGATAAATGgatggtatataacatttttctttcaagtATATCCTCGTCAGGGCTaatccgtcaattttttttttttttttttaagcttttttttacCTGTTTCTTGGTTATTGATGTGGGCATTTTAATTGATACGGCGGGTGTCAATACTTGACATCAATATGACATGATTAAAATAACATTGTGCGAGTTGGACACATGCCATAGTATTACGGAACGTTATACATACATCATTACAAACTCTAACCGAAGTAGTATGGAGGGAGCGATTCGATAATGAAAGATACCTAAAGAAcctctaaaatatttttaatccttagagatgattatatatatatataattggagaCAGTGGTGGGTATCAAGGATCTATATATGAGGGCCTCCAAGTGACACGTGTACGGTGGTGCTCAAATAGATGCTTGCGTGCCTGGTATGGTGAGATTATGGTAGGGGAATATGTGCTAGGGCTACCGAGACATGAGAATGAGACGATTGTTCCCACTTTCTGTATTTATTGGCCTAACTCAAAGCAGGCAGAGATCCACATTTCAAAGATGCCCTTGCCAATTCAATTGAGATAACAATATTTAAGTAATAGAACAAAGAGATAAAGACATGGGTGCAAAATTTCctcaacaaatatatattctgTTCCATTTTTGACTAAATTACCCATGCACCCTTCACCTGTAATGAactcaaataatttattttccatCGAATCTATTAAATATAGGGCTcacaattttttataccaacacaaaattagtgagATATGGTTTAGAggtttaacccgtttaattaaattgatcagattataattaacctatataattttatactcgtGTCTCAATACAGCCCTAACCCGAAACACAATGTAAaggctgacaatttttgacacaacccgcGAATTTAGTAGAAAAATAACAAGTTTGGATTTAGAGGCTTGATCCATTTAATATatgattaacctatataattttacGCTCATGTCTCAATACGACCCTAACCCGAAACGCAATGTAAAgactgataattttttatacaacccGCGAATCTAGTACAAAAATAACAAGTTCGAATTTAGAGGTTTGAGTACGTTTAATATAATAAATCGGGTTAGATTTGATCCATATAGTCTTATATGGATTTTGTCACTCCTAATTAAACCGACATGTATTTGacatatgaattttatttaaaagtatATGTTAGAAGTTCCAAAGACACATCAGAATAATAACAAGCAAAATTTTCCACCActctgaaaagaaaaagaaacagaaaaagaaaacaaaaacaaacagaagaaacaaaaaccTTTGTCAGGTAGGAAGAGACCCTTTCTTAAAAGTTTGTGTTCTGAACGGTGCAGGCCTCGTAAGACAGCACAATGGGCATATGCTTACAAATGGTTCAGTAGAAAGTATGGACTGTTTGGTAATGCTGTAAGAATAGAGTTAGGGCAATAGCTTATGCAAGATTAAAACAATTATTCTTCCAATAAGAATCACTTTGACAAAGTTTTCTCCATTTTGGTCggagaaaattttttaaattcagtctattaaattgacgtATAGAATGTATGTGATTATTGTGAATTCTGtttactctaaaaaataaatgagttttGCGATCTCTGTTAAATTGTTTGAATATATTTGAAATTCGAAGAGTCTAGTAAGAAGATCGTGATCCCAATTGTGCAATATAAAACTTAAAAGCATAGATATTTTAAGGAGATTATGCTTCATAAAGCAAAACCTGAGTAACCAATGCACTAAAAACCTAACATGAGCAACAAGATAGGGTGTTCAATAACCATTGAGCCATTGGGTGGGGTTATGGGGTACAACACATACACCCAATTACTCTATAAAGCTTGTTTGGGTCCATTTGGTTATTAAAATAGTTTTGTCTTTAAAATGGGGTTGAATTGATTTCACACACTTatgggaaaataaataaaaataaataaatggccTTGGGGAACAACGAAAAGGGAGTTTGGACTCGAGCATTAGTGGGACTTTTCAGCTCCCTTTGCTTTAATCGAAGCCTTGCTTTTGCCGACCTCGTCAATTGCAACACCAACCTATCCCATCACATACTTTTTTGTCTACTCTACCATACAAAATACCAATACAACAATTATGATTGATGtatttttcatatgatttgCAAATTTGATacatatttaatataaaattgaccAATTATAGTGAAGGAATCTGAACTATTTGATTAATtgataggattttttttttttttcctgagcaaaaTACCAATGGTGACATCTACCCGTTGAGAGTTGTACAAAAAATGCATAGACTGTGAGAACCGCGCTCTCTCATGTCTGACTGAGCCATAAATTGACTCAGCCAAACATatgtgaaaattttttattgcaGAGATTCAAGTCCATACTTTAGTACATACCTTGACTATTTAGAAATTTTCAAGTGCCATCGAACCAGTACCCTTAATCGAATTAGTATTgaattatatagttttatattgaTATTTTAGTACGATCCAAATTCGACACACAACATTTAAAACCGATAATTATTTACATGACTTGTAAATTCAATAtaaattcaatgtaaaattaacaaattaacgaataattagattaatttatttaatcttATATCCTGCTGCTTCGACTTCCGtttcaagtgaaatgaaagTTGAATCCATTTTTTTGGTATGAATAAACCACGTAACACATGCTTAAATGAGTAGCTCTATATAATACACATGTTTACTTTCTAATTTTCAATAAAGATGATACGAAAAAGTCGTGGAGattttctgtaaaaaaaaaataataataaagagtaaatttagataaatagtttggttaatttttcaCTGACCATCTTcattgtttattctttttaagaaaataagtaatttttttcacTGAAATTAAGACAAACTAAAGACAGTGACGGGTCGGGGCATGATATGAATGAATGGGTCAGAGCGAACATTAATGGAAATTTATGCATGTCTGGGATTTTCCAGCGTTTATGACAAAAATTGAGGGACCATTTTGCCGAGACAGACTTTTTCAAGGACGATAAAGCCAAGCCAAAGTACAAAACGACAGGGTTTCATCTCTAAAACAACGAAACGCGCCGATTCTTCCAACCTTTGCACCAAACGATACTTCACCTGGCAACATGTTGTCATGTTCCatttccaaataaataaaatttttttttaaaaaaaaaagcccatgaaaagcaaattatatcaaaagaacccccaccccccaaaaaaaaactcattttccACCTTTATTGGAAAAATGTAATTGCAAGTTCCATTTAATATTATGTTTCTCTTCTACCCCCCCTTCCCTTCAAATTGTTCATGTATGGAAtcataattaaccaaaaaatgaACTACTTAGGAGCAAAAGTGCTTGATCAATGCCAAAAACCCAACAATTAATGTCTGATTACACAAGAAGGTGATCTTCCAACCAAAAGCTTTCCATATTTGATGGAATTAGTCCAAATAGTTATACAAAAAGCCATTTACAGATAAAAGCTTCCTCCTAAACTTATTCAATATTCacagaaaaagatagaaaaccACAATAATTATAGGAACATCAATTTGGATGTCTTTGTTCGAACAAAACCAGCTCTTGATCGATGATCCAAAATTACACTACCCATTTTTACATTGTAAAAGGGTGGTAatatacaaaagagaaaaattaaaaaaaaaaaacaaaaattaagaggGAGATGatatatagaaaaacaaaaaacccacctttttttttttttttttcttctctctggTTTTCCTTCACTTTCCCCCACCAATTCATTggctccaaacaccccaaatcCTCTCCCCAATGAAACTCACAAGCTTTCTCACCGACCCTCTATCCAAGCCTTCCTccccatcaccaccaccaccctcATGCCCACTGTTGCTACTCTCTCCACCCAACTCGCCCGACTCGTCCTTCCCGGAACTCGCCTCCGACCGCTTCAACTCACCCGACTCGCTGTTGCACCCTCTCTTCCTCCTCTCCTTCCTACCCTTCCCCTTCTTACTCTGCGCCATGAGCTCCGCCTCGAACGCATCAATGATTTCGTGTATCGCTTGGCGATTCGGCGACGAGTCCCACCTGACCCAGTAGCTCTTGTAGCACCGGAAACAGTTGCAGTTGAACTGAGGAGGGTGATCGGCGCCGGTTCCTCTCTGGGCGGCGGTGCTCCTCTGGCGGCCGTTAAAGTTGATGGAACTGTTGGAGCAGAAGAGGAGGTAGGCCAGCACTTCTCGGTCCTCGGGCGAGAGAACCGCCGTGAGGGTTAGGATCGTTGCTGGAAGGAAGGACAGGTCGTCGGAGGTGATCGGCGGTGACGGGTGGACGGTCCCTCTGCGGTACAATTTCTTCATAGTAAAGGTTTTCAAGACAGAGATgcctgtgagagagagagagagagagagagactaggTTTGGACTTTGAAAGGTTGATgaggttataattttttctccgagagcaagagagagaagagcATCGCAGTTGGTGACGTATAATAGCTGCTGATTAATGGGGGGGAGAATCACGTGCGACGCGGGACACAGTCGCATAGATACGGATCAGATTATTTTTAAtcgaataattttaaaaaatttatcattcCAAGGTATTATTATACTTTGTGACAATCGATCAAAGAAAGGATTTAATAACCCTTTATTTTTACCGATATGATTAATGTTTAGTGCATTATAACTATATATCATTAAGTTATAGTcagatttaaattatttaattaaaaaaataactattaaaaTAATCATGATATGATCTATTGGACATGATTTTTATGTTGGACGACTGAGATTAGTGCACTGATGAGATGAGACTTATCAAACTTTACAATAAAGCGTGCaaagaaataaaacataataaatcTGTGCAAAATTAATTATCAGATTTTTCcttccttgtttttttcttaacatGGCCATTAACAGTGtttcaagaggtagttcaattgacTGAAGACCATGCTTCATAAAGCGAAGCTGGCTAGTTTGAATTCCACAtcctcctcttgtgtggacatgtaaaaaaaaaaattacagattaccctccaaagttgacaatgtttttcaattcgaacaccaaagtttcaatttttgtaatccactcccccccaaagtttcaaatttttacaatttgaccaattgtatccaaaacttttcatattgcccataaattttattttattttttatttttttaaattcggGGCGGCCATaaccacccctttggccattgggccatttttgcaccctaaatttttttttttcgtaaaaaataaaaattaggggcaatatagaaattttgagataatattggtcaaattgaaaaaaaaaaaaaaaaaaaaaaaaattggaactttgtgaaggtggattgcaaaaattgaaactttgatgtttgaattgaaaaacactgtcaactttaAGGGAGTAAACcgtaattttttcaaaaataaaaaactttttaaaaaaaggtgggGACCtaattaacctatatatatagacaaattTATAAAGCCTACCTACCATGAAACTTTAACATTAATTAATAGGGTTATATAGGTTTACTATTTTTCACCTCTAGCACGGATTCAattcattctcttatatatttttttgttcatctctttacaagaaatatgaaaaactattattgaatttgtaagatcTACGTGtgaattttaattattcaatgataaattctatttttttaaaaaaaaatgaacaaaaaatatattagagAATGAGACCCAACACATTTTCACAATTTAATAATTCAATAACATTTGGGCATATTATTTTAGATTGTATGTTAAACCcattttaacaaattaaaattcataatCAATGTAAGcccaattaataaatattatgatatatGCTTTATAATCATTAAGTTCTTttacattttataattatatttactgttaatatttttatttttaaatttaattaattatacatatatcATTGAGTTATATATAAGCCAATTTAAAATATAGAATTATGGATGATATGACGAATTGGATATGATTTTTGCGTTGGACGACTGAGATTAACGCAGTGATCATGAGATGGGACCTACGTACAATGGTGAGGTTTACCCTATGTTGAGTGTCAGCGTTAGCACTTATTTCACTGCCCCTTTTCATACGTTGGGGTTGGTGGGAGAGGGTAGGGAGAGGGGATTGGTCGGGACTCCGGCTTACTCAATCGAGTCAACTGCTCTGGCTTGTGTTAGGTGCCATCGACCACCGGCCACCTTGCCACCGGCCACCTGGACTCTTTGTTTTGACCTTGTTCTTTTTAACCCTTCAGACCATCCACATTGTCCCTTTCGTGTGTCTAATTTTAATTGTGTTAAAATATAAGTATATgttaattataatcaaatttatttaatcaaattGATTGGATCCTTTATCTTTACCTCGTCTATTTTGTGTTGGCTTCGCAagtaatgtaaaaaattatcaaacataATCTCTTGTATTTTAGATTGTATGTAAAATgactgtttaaaaaaaatgtgtctATTTGATTGTCTGAACCAAATGTATTTGAGTTTACATTACTTCTTTCCAAAATGTGGAGAAGCATTATGAATTAATGCATAAATATTCAAAGGCAGGGTCCTTCGGATCCACCCGTATAAAGTAAACCCTAATTTCGTACACCGCatccttaaaaaattttatacacGAAGCTAGTTAAATTCTAgctttttatttcaaattgagtttgagaaaattctttcaacccagtttattaaactgatatcgcacttaaaatatgtgatttttacatacatttttaataaaaacatgtcATTCATTtgcatttaaataaattaataataataataataataataataataataataataaaaacttgtGAGAATTTATCACATGTTTTAAGAATAAATGtgaatttaataaactaaatttgagaaaatttggatgagAGGAAAACTCCTTTTTATGTTGCCCTCTCCAGAttgggaaaaaacaaaaattggctTATGGGCATAAATTGGCTTTTGTTTTTAGAGTTCAATATATAACTAAATTAAATCCAAATactcatattaattaaattcacaaGCTTTGGCTATTTGATCTTTGGTTGAATGAACCAAGGATAAAAGAGAGAGTTGGAATTTGTCAAATCAAGGGAGTTGGCAAAGCAAATTAGACGAAGTTTTCTTTTGGATCGAGTGTATAGTGTATACTGACATTTGTCCTTAACtgaaatatgtgatttttaca
Coding sequences within it:
- the LOC132171672 gene encoding uncharacterized protein LOC132171672 → MKKLYRRGTVHPSPPITSDDLSFLPATILTLTAVLSPEDREVLAYLLFCSNSSINFNGRQRSTAAQRGTGADHPPQFNCNCFRCYKSYWVRWDSSPNRQAIHEIIDAFEAELMAQSKKGKGRKERRKRGCNSESGELKRSEASSGKDESGELGGESSNSGHEGGGGDGEEGLDRGSVRKLVSFIGERIWGVWSQ